In the genome of Prevotella sp. HUN102, one region contains:
- a CDS encoding DUF4250 domain-containing protein has translation MEHLPLKDTAMLVSAINFLLRDHEFETLEEICYHFNVDQEELVARLKSEGFEYSEEQRKFW, from the coding sequence ATGGAACATTTACCTCTTAAAGATACGGCAATGCTCGTGTCGGCAATCAATTTTCTGCTGCGCGACCACGAATTTGAAACGCTCGAAGAAATCTGCTACCACTTCAACGTGGATCAGGAAGAACTCGTGGCACGCCTGAAGTCCGAAGGATTTGAATATTCAGAAGAACAGCGCAAGTTCTGGTAA
- a CDS encoding cupin domain-containing protein produces the protein MKEMKKIAEGANFGAVDFGKMSELQEYVLPFGDIQILGKVFGGQAVGAVAGEFSFQVFQPDTEGGFYHSHKTHEELYFFLSGQGEFQVDGVNIPVQEGSVVRVAPAGNRAVRNTGSEPLVILCVQYSGNAFTEDDAADGVILQEKVKW, from the coding sequence ATGAAAGAAATGAAGAAAATAGCCGAGGGTGCCAATTTCGGCGCAGTAGACTTCGGTAAGATGAGTGAGTTACAGGAATACGTGTTGCCCTTTGGAGACATTCAGATTCTGGGCAAAGTATTTGGCGGACAGGCTGTGGGTGCTGTCGCTGGCGAGTTTTCCTTCCAAGTGTTTCAGCCCGACACGGAGGGTGGTTTCTATCACAGTCATAAGACTCACGAGGAACTCTACTTCTTTCTCTCTGGCCAAGGCGAGTTTCAAGTAGATGGCGTGAACATCCCAGTACAGGAGGGTAGCGTAGTACGTGTGGCCCCTGCCGGCAATCGTGCCGTGCGCAATACGGGTTCCGAGCCTTTGGTAATACTCTGCGTGCAGTATAGCGGCAATGCCTTTACCGAAGACGATGCTGCCGACGGTGTTATTCTTCAGGAAAAGGTGAAGTGGTAA
- a CDS encoding M23 family metallopeptidase yields the protein MQYILGLLLSVLSFGSPVHIPVQLAGNFGEPRPNHFHGGIDVKTNRAENLGIYSVADGYVSRAIVQEYGFGFALVVAHPNGHSTVYVHLNRFAPQIQAKVREYQYKHRKFNGDIKFRPGEIPVRKGQFIALSGNTGSSQGPHLHLEYQQTKTGILMDPLNALGGILKDNVAPTAYSFKSYPQAGEGVFQHSQDSKVFAFTKGTYKALGKVGFGIFAHDNMDSVYNNYGVRYTELYCDDKLVFRSDVNGIPEHQNPMINIWGDYDHYLKTKIWFLKSFIDPTNKLPILRADAANGIINFNEEREYHLKYVLKDYYGNQSVKEFVVQGERTDIVPVAAPSGSNALLYSRDYSFAFEGARLTVGKNQIPANCLLSPQYMNISQAFSKGYRFSVKSFPLLSAAKLSIRIEKAVPDPNKLFLASRQAVNDSQAVVKYCGGVFENGWLTGNVKELANVYYVYYDNISPTITPMSQNPRNIMFKLIDNESGVSSYEACLDNKFVLFEYGKHREFITCNLEDTPFRKTGQTRTLRIVAIDNRGNRSETTSSIIY from the coding sequence ATGCAATATATATTAGGACTACTTTTATCAGTTTTGTCTTTCGGCTCGCCTGTACACATTCCTGTGCAGTTGGCCGGAAACTTTGGCGAACCACGTCCTAATCATTTCCACGGAGGCATCGACGTAAAGACCAATCGGGCAGAGAATCTCGGTATTTATTCCGTTGCAGACGGTTATGTTTCTCGTGCAATCGTACAAGAATACGGCTTCGGTTTTGCCTTGGTAGTGGCGCATCCCAACGGACATTCAACCGTTTACGTGCATCTGAATCGTTTTGCTCCACAGATACAGGCAAAGGTAAGGGAGTACCAGTATAAGCATAGAAAATTCAACGGCGATATAAAGTTCCGACCGGGAGAAATTCCTGTTCGCAAAGGGCAATTCATAGCATTGAGCGGGAACACAGGCTCGTCGCAAGGTCCACACCTGCATTTGGAATATCAACAAACCAAGACTGGGATACTGATGGATCCATTAAACGCTCTCGGGGGTATACTTAAAGACAATGTAGCCCCTACTGCCTACTCTTTCAAGTCGTATCCGCAAGCTGGGGAAGGCGTTTTCCAACATTCTCAGGACTCTAAGGTGTTTGCTTTCACAAAGGGAACATACAAGGCTTTGGGAAAGGTTGGCTTCGGAATCTTTGCCCACGATAATATGGATTCGGTCTACAACAACTACGGCGTGAGATACACAGAGCTGTATTGTGATGATAAACTGGTGTTTCGTAGCGACGTAAACGGCATTCCCGAGCATCAGAATCCGATGATTAATATCTGGGGAGACTACGACCATTATCTGAAGACCAAAATTTGGTTTCTGAAATCGTTTATCGACCCAACGAACAAACTGCCGATATTGCGGGCCGATGCAGCCAACGGAATCATCAACTTCAATGAAGAAAGAGAATATCATCTGAAATACGTACTGAAAGACTATTACGGAAATCAGAGCGTAAAGGAGTTTGTGGTACAAGGAGAACGGACTGATATAGTGCCGGTTGCAGCACCAAGTGGCAGTAACGCCTTGCTGTATAGCCGAGACTACAGTTTTGCTTTTGAAGGGGCAAGACTGACGGTCGGCAAAAATCAAATTCCTGCCAACTGTCTGTTGTCTCCTCAATATATGAACATCTCACAGGCATTTTCCAAAGGTTACAGATTCTCCGTCAAGTCCTTCCCGTTATTGTCTGCTGCAAAGCTCAGTATCAGGATAGAAAAGGCTGTTCCCGATCCAAACAAGCTCTTCCTCGCTTCAAGGCAAGCCGTAAACGACAGTCAGGCAGTGGTAAAATATTGTGGTGGCGTGTTTGAAAACGGTTGGCTTACGGGCAATGTGAAGGAATTGGCTAATGTCTACTATGTCTATTACGACAATATCTCTCCGACGATTACGCCAATGAGCCAGAATCCACGCAACATTATGTTCAAATTGATTGACAACGAGAGCGGTGTAAGCTCCTATGAGGCATGTCTTGACAACAAATTCGTTCTTTTTGAATATGGCAAGCACAGGGAGTTTATCACTTGCAATCTTGAAGATACGCCTTTCAGGAAGACCGGGCAGACGAGAACATTGCGCATCGTGGCAATAGACAACAGAGGAAACAGAAGCGAAACAACCTCGTCGATAATATATTAG
- a CDS encoding lipoprotein signal peptidase, producing MNIKKKTIITSLVILLLLVIDQVIKITVKLNMSLGESIVIFDWFHIEFIENRGMAFGMELGSKLFLSIFRIVAVGAMSWYIWKKIKEGARFGYIIVLSMIYAGAAGNIFDSLFYGEIFTASQPYFMNAEPATLVPWGEGYSSVLMGNVVDMFSFPIYHGTFPEWFPINGGEEFTFFSAIFNFADACITVGVFILFIFYRKDFNGYIPGKETVEEESEVIE from the coding sequence ATGAATATAAAGAAGAAAACGATAATCACCAGTCTGGTAATCCTTCTGTTGCTGGTCATCGACCAAGTTATAAAGATTACCGTGAAGCTCAATATGAGTCTCGGCGAATCCATCGTGATTTTCGACTGGTTTCATATCGAATTTATCGAAAACCGTGGTATGGCTTTCGGTATGGAATTGGGAAGCAAGCTCTTTTTGAGTATTTTCCGAATCGTTGCCGTAGGTGCAATGTCGTGGTATATATGGAAGAAAATCAAGGAAGGGGCACGCTTTGGCTATATCATCGTGCTTTCAATGATTTATGCCGGTGCTGCGGGCAATATCTTCGATTCTTTATTTTACGGTGAAATATTCACAGCTTCGCAGCCGTATTTTATGAATGCGGAGCCTGCCACCTTGGTTCCGTGGGGCGAAGGCTATTCTTCCGTACTGATGGGCAACGTTGTCGATATGTTTTCATTCCCAATCTATCACGGAACCTTCCCTGAATGGTTTCCGATAAATGGGGGAGAAGAGTTTACGTTCTTCTCGGCAATCTTCAATTTTGCCGATGCCTGCATCACGGTTGGCGTGTTCATCCTTTTCATTTTCTACCGGAAGGATTTCAACGGATATATTCCCGGGAAAGAAACGGTGGAGGAGGAGAGCGAGGTTATTGAGTAA
- a CDS encoding DUF4296 domain-containing protein, with the protein MKGIKLYIFLILQVILLVSCKPTIPSEYIQPGDMEEILYDYHIAMSVSEQKGSTPAEQKAYKLAVLKKHEVTEEDFDGSLQYYMRHTEKLQKIYEEISVRMEGEAREQGISENDLIQYGGMMAKGDTTDIWNKSKAMVMSPYAPANYESFTIEADTSFHKGDRLVMSFDSKFIIQDGSRDAILVMSVTYDNDSVYTQSQHIMSDSRQTMSISSGDSLKIKSVRGFFLMSHPQETTSTFKLLILTNIRLIKVHLRKEELEDGHKDSLNAEPLRTVGGEPVNPNAPSDGTSNTNVQRTPQDAMRERNLPLQSVR; encoded by the coding sequence ATGAAAGGAATAAAGTTATATATCTTCTTGATTTTACAAGTAATATTGTTGGTTTCGTGCAAGCCGACGATTCCTTCGGAGTATATTCAACCGGGTGATATGGAGGAAATTCTCTACGACTATCATATCGCTATGTCGGTTTCAGAGCAGAAAGGAAGTACGCCTGCTGAACAGAAGGCGTACAAACTGGCAGTATTGAAGAAACACGAAGTTACCGAAGAGGATTTCGACGGTTCGCTTCAGTATTATATGCGCCACACGGAAAAGTTGCAGAAGATTTATGAGGAGATTTCCGTGAGGATGGAAGGCGAGGCACGTGAGCAGGGAATCTCTGAGAACGATTTGATTCAATATGGTGGTATGATGGCGAAAGGCGATACCACCGATATTTGGAACAAGTCGAAAGCAATGGTTATGTCGCCTTATGCCCCTGCAAACTACGAATCGTTCACGATAGAAGCCGATACGTCCTTCCATAAGGGAGACCGACTGGTTATGAGTTTTGATTCTAAATTCATCATTCAGGACGGCTCAAGAGACGCCATTCTTGTGATGAGCGTAACCTACGACAATGACAGCGTCTACACGCAATCACAGCATATAATGTCCGATTCCCGGCAGACAATGTCGATATCGAGTGGAGACAGCCTGAAAATAAAATCTGTCAGAGGCTTTTTCCTGATGAGTCATCCGCAAGAAACGACATCAACCTTCAAGCTCCTGATTCTTACCAACATCCGTTTGATAAAGGTACACTTGCGCAAAGAGGAACTTGAAGACGGACATAAGGATTCACTGAATGCCGAGCCGTTAAGAACCGTTGGTGGAGAACCCGTAAATCCGAATGCTCCTTCTGATGGAACTTCCAATACCAATGTGCAGCGGACGCCACAGGATGCAATGAGAGAACGTAATTTACCTCTCCAGTCAGTGCGATGA
- a CDS encoding dipeptidase: MKKLLFTVLLAAGFITAEACTNFIATKGATKDGSVLVTYSADDYGLFTGLCHYPAGTHAKGAKREIIDYDTHESHGFIPEAAVTYNVIGNINEYQVSIGETTYGGRDEMIDKTGTIDYGSLMYLGLQRSKTAREAIQVMTTLAETYGYNSSGESFTVADPNEVWILEMQGCGGDAKQKIVWVAVKIPDGMISGHANQSRIGQFSTYNTEVITSKNCIKYARSKGWFTGKDKDFNWKQVYAAPDFGGRRFCDARVWSYFNHFKDMSRWLPWALGKDPNAEDMPLWIAPDKKLDVAMMENCMRDHYEGTALSTNNDLGQGLWDMPYRPTPLYFEYNGKKYFTERPASTQQSAFSYVCQLRSWLPREIGGIIWFGNDDGNMVAYVPIYCGNTTQPECFNTPEADAVTFSDKNAFWVCNWVSNMVYPRYSQLFPSLKEVRDSLENSYFANQKAVEEKAQSLYNTDKAAALKYLDNYSVEKSAEMLSRWRQLAYYLIVKYNDMAIKPEKNGKFLKTPTGLGERVDRPGMSEAARKALAEQTGDRFVVPAE; this comes from the coding sequence ATGAAAAAACTATTATTCACAGTGCTTCTGGCAGCAGGTTTTATTACTGCCGAGGCTTGTACGAACTTTATTGCAACGAAAGGTGCAACGAAGGACGGTTCAGTGCTCGTAACTTACAGTGCCGACGATTACGGCTTGTTCACAGGACTTTGCCACTATCCTGCCGGCACTCACGCAAAGGGAGCGAAGCGCGAAATCATCGATTACGACACACACGAGAGCCACGGATTCATTCCCGAAGCAGCAGTTACCTACAATGTGATTGGCAATATCAATGAGTATCAGGTCAGTATCGGCGAAACCACATACGGAGGTCGCGACGAGATGATCGACAAGACGGGTACGATAGACTATGGTTCATTGATGTATCTCGGTCTTCAGCGCAGCAAGACTGCACGCGAGGCTATTCAGGTAATGACCACTTTGGCAGAAACATACGGTTACAATTCAAGTGGCGAAAGCTTTACCGTAGCCGATCCGAATGAAGTCTGGATTCTCGAAATGCAAGGTTGTGGCGGCGATGCCAAGCAGAAGATAGTATGGGTGGCAGTGAAAATTCCAGATGGAATGATTTCCGGACACGCCAACCAGAGCCGTATCGGCCAGTTCTCTACCTACAATACCGAGGTAATTACCTCAAAGAACTGCATCAAGTATGCACGTTCAAAGGGATGGTTCACGGGTAAGGATAAGGATTTCAACTGGAAGCAGGTTTATGCAGCACCCGATTTCGGCGGCCGCCGTTTCTGCGATGCACGCGTATGGAGCTATTTCAACCATTTCAAGGATATGTCAAGATGGTTGCCTTGGGCTTTGGGCAAGGATCCAAATGCCGAAGATATGCCATTGTGGATTGCTCCTGACAAGAAACTGGATGTTGCAATGATGGAGAACTGTATGCGCGACCACTACGAAGGCACAGCATTGAGCACCAACAACGACCTCGGTCAGGGTTTGTGGGATATGCCATACCGTCCGACCCCATTGTACTTTGAATATAACGGCAAGAAGTATTTCACAGAGCGTCCTGCATCCACACAGCAGAGTGCATTCTCCTATGTGTGCCAGTTGCGTTCTTGGTTGCCTCGCGAAATCGGAGGTATCATCTGGTTTGGCAATGACGACGGCAATATGGTTGCCTATGTGCCCATCTATTGCGGCAATACCACGCAGCCGGAATGCTTCAATACGCCTGAAGCCGACGCAGTAACCTTCTCAGACAAGAATGCTTTCTGGGTATGCAACTGGGTGAGCAATATGGTTTATCCACGCTATTCACAGCTCTTCCCATCTTTGAAGGAAGTTCGCGATTCGTTGGAAAACTCTTATTTTGCCAACCAGAAGGCTGTGGAAGAGAAAGCACAGTCGCTCTACAACACCGACAAGGCTGCTGCCTTAAAGTATCTCGACAACTATTCAGTTGAGAAGAGTGCAGAAATGTTGAGCCGTTGGCGTCAGCTTGCTTATTATCTTATCGTGAAATACAACGATATGGCCATCAAGCCAGAGAAGAACGGCAAGTTCCTGAAGACTCCAACAGGTTTGGGCGAACGTGTTGATCGTCCCGGAATGAGCGAGGCTGCCCGTAAGGCATTGGCTGAACAGACTGGCGACCGTTTTGTAGTGCCGGCAGAATAA
- a CDS encoding DUF4836 family protein, with amino-acid sequence MKKYLFFVLLCAGFLLASCSKAPKYTKIISEDAAIVLSFDTRQIIEKSNLKDNKRLKKIFNETLKESGLENKARKKLEAIMENPQESGVDFTDPFMLAVTPEKNSTVPSFYGSVDDKEKFTELLNAIYKYGEDGETVSNEKEYSYLVKGNDAWYFNDDYFIFTELPYSDDDKEKKMEDLEELFLSSDTKGTMAESDDMKTLCGKDGIVQMLVSGKGFDEIESYELDDFKKSIPRKLDLAEVSYLADVSVDEGVITMTGEVLTKSEDWKNCIKETEKYMKNISGDMLKCISDEGLVMIAGLDGKGFYDKLKDNDLFKKLDSGDKKEIRKLFEGIDGDVAMTLTGMINNNNTPEMGFFVQTPNENVLNFVKENLYGSSDSYESLGKNSFAQPVAYDYGDYFDNGAKPTPTAYSNFGMKKGMFYYFFGEAKGNVQAAKHALDKSKIEGKKTYLYFNFGLFNKLAKQIDLEKDKKVLEKLAKDYDYAESYYEGEGKIVVRIYLKNKDLNPLELIAEYVEEAYEYAQSRETVEPSYDYAADSTAISDIAVDSTAGYEDYSADSTYVDEYAEPEYSDEDNYSAY; translated from the coding sequence ATGAAGAAGTATTTGTTTTTTGTTCTGCTGTGTGCAGGCTTCCTTTTGGCATCGTGTTCCAAAGCACCTAAGTACACCAAGATTATTTCGGAAGATGCCGCCATTGTATTGAGCTTTGACACAAGGCAGATTATTGAGAAGAGTAATCTGAAAGACAACAAGCGTCTGAAAAAGATTTTCAATGAGACCTTGAAAGAGAGTGGTCTTGAGAACAAAGCTCGCAAAAAGCTCGAGGCTATTATGGAAAATCCACAAGAATCGGGTGTAGACTTTACCGATCCTTTTATGCTTGCCGTTACTCCAGAGAAAAATAGTACAGTACCGAGCTTTTATGGTTCTGTTGACGACAAGGAAAAGTTCACAGAATTGCTCAACGCTATCTATAAATATGGAGAAGATGGCGAAACAGTCAGCAATGAGAAAGAGTATAGTTACTTGGTAAAGGGCAATGATGCTTGGTATTTCAACGATGATTATTTTATCTTTACTGAGCTGCCATACAGCGATGATGACAAGGAAAAGAAGATGGAGGATCTGGAAGAACTGTTCCTGTCGTCCGATACTAAGGGCACTATGGCAGAGTCTGACGATATGAAGACGCTTTGCGGCAAGGATGGCATCGTTCAGATGCTGGTTAGTGGCAAGGGATTTGATGAAATTGAAAGCTATGAATTGGACGATTTCAAGAAGAGTATCCCAAGGAAATTGGATTTGGCAGAGGTTTCTTATTTGGCAGACGTGTCTGTTGATGAAGGCGTTATCACAATGACAGGTGAAGTTCTCACAAAGTCTGAGGACTGGAAGAACTGCATCAAGGAAACAGAGAAATATATGAAGAATATTTCGGGCGATATGCTGAAGTGTATTTCAGACGAAGGTCTCGTTATGATTGCCGGTCTGGATGGCAAGGGCTTTTATGATAAGCTGAAGGACAATGACTTGTTTAAGAAACTGGATTCTGGAGATAAAAAGGAGATTCGTAAGCTGTTTGAAGGCATTGACGGCGATGTGGCAATGACGCTGACAGGTATGATAAACAACAATAATACACCTGAAATGGGCTTTTTTGTTCAGACACCGAATGAAAATGTGTTGAATTTTGTCAAGGAAAATCTCTATGGCAGCAGCGATAGCTATGAATCACTGGGTAAAAACAGTTTTGCACAACCTGTTGCCTATGATTATGGCGATTACTTTGATAACGGAGCAAAGCCAACACCAACTGCATACAGCAATTTTGGTATGAAAAAGGGTATGTTCTATTACTTCTTTGGAGAGGCAAAAGGTAATGTGCAAGCTGCTAAACACGCCTTGGATAAGTCTAAAATAGAAGGCAAAAAGACTTATCTTTACTTTAATTTCGGCTTATTTAACAAATTGGCTAAGCAGATAGATTTGGAAAAAGACAAGAAAGTATTGGAAAAATTAGCCAAGGATTATGACTATGCCGAATCTTACTATGAAGGCGAAGGCAAGATAGTAGTTCGCATTTATCTCAAGAACAAGGACTTGAATCCTCTCGAACTTATTGCAGAATACGTAGAAGAGGCATACGAATATGCTCAAAGCCGTGAAACAGTCGAACCTTCATACGACTATGCTGCCGATTCGACGGCGATAAGCGATATAGCCGTAGACTCAACGGCAGGATATGAAGATTATTCAGCAGATTCAACCTACGTAGATGAGTACGCTGAACCTGAATATTCTGATGAAGATAACTATTCTGCTTACTAA